In the genome of Pichia kudriavzevii chromosome 4, complete sequence, one region contains:
- a CDS encoding uncharacterized protein (PKUD0D06480; similar to Saccharomyces cerevisiae YIL139C (REV7); ancestral locus Anc_2.211) — MKCSPFFNVHEYPGNTMAADKISPTKAIDTFLSFIRVTIEQIWYHLEVYPHESFSEYMFYQLQVYSSRHPAVIGYTDELMSNLRKMANEGILLKLYIEVYEADSKKYSVGFSFRNSLLFEQLKNDTQFLEYGESQFSFDSFLLINNLKSFLFSVIQELNLIEKQPLKEAGNFKILVSTTDDVEMSKDDKWILERTYDEDNRENSLAFKDVKIKSFKEVKLRYLNIEGYIAGY, encoded by the coding sequence ATGAAATGTAGCCCTTTCTTCAATGTGCACGAGTATCCAGGAAACACCATGGCAGCTGATAAGATTAGCCCCACTAAAGCAATAGATACATTCCTATCGTTTATTCGAGTGACTATAGAGCAAATATGGTATCATTTAGAGGTGTACCCTCATGaatcattttcagaatACATGTTTTATCAGTTACAGGTATATTCATCTCGGCATCCAGCAGTAATTGGATACACAGATGAACTTATGAGTAACTTGAGAAAGATGGCCAATGAGGGAATACTTTTGAAGCTGTACATTGAAGTTTATGAAGCTGATAGCAAAAAATACTCTGTTGGATTTAGTTTCAGAAACTCTTTACtatttgaacaattgaagaatgatACACAGTTCTTAGAGTACGGAGAGTCACAATTCTCATTCGATTCGTTCCTGTTAATAAATAACTTGAAAAGCTTTCTATTTTCGGTTATTCAGGAGCTTAATTTAATAGAGAAACAACCATTAAAAGAAGCTGGCAACTTCAAGATTTTAGTTTCTACAACCGACGATGTTGAGATGAGTAAAGATGATAAATGGATTCTAGAAAGAACATACGACGAAGATAACAGGGAAAATTCTCTGGCATTCAAAGAcgtcaaaatcaaatcttTTAAAGAGGTTAAATTGCGATATTTAAATATCGAAGGCTATATCGCCGGTTATTGA